The Pleurodeles waltl isolate 20211129_DDA chromosome 10, aPleWal1.hap1.20221129, whole genome shotgun sequence sequence TCACTCTAATTGCTGTATATAGTGTAGCAGGTTGATGGGCACAACATAAATATGGAGTGATACATATGTCACTATTCAGAATTCATTATATAGTAGCTATTGCTGTTTCTGCCTTGTATATATGTTGGGAATTATTTCAAGTTGTAatcaaacattttttgtttttaatttcaggaAGAAACTATGCTCTTCTTTTAGGGGGGATAACAGAGCCTTTTCTGTCCGTTTCTGTTTGATGATGGAGGATACTGAGAACGGTCGCTTTGTGGATTGGGAGAAGATTGAACCAAGCAGTGAAGTTCAAGTTTGCAAGGACCTGCAAACAACTGACTTCCAGGAACTGAAGAATTTAGCTCGTCAAGGGTACTGGGCCGAATGTCACTCACTGAGAGCTAAAGTGTATAAGCAGCTTATCAAGGACATCCCATGCCGTACTGTGACACCTGATGCAAATGTTTATCGGGACATAGTTGGAAAGATAGTTGGAAAACGAGCAGTTAGCATGATCTCGCTTCCTGAATTTGTGGATGACCGTCCAATACCTACCTATTTCTTGAACACTGAAGGCATGTTGGCAGTGAGAAGGATCATCGTCTGCATTGAGAACCAGTTTCCCGACATATCATTTTGCCCAGTTCTGCCCCCTTTAGTGGCATTGTTACTTCATTACAACAAAGATGAGGCAGCATGTTTTGAGCAGGTTTCTCGTATTCTTGCCTGCAATGATCCCAGAAAGAGGCTGGTTGACCAGTCCTTTGTTGCATTTGAATCTTCCTGCATGACCTTTGGTGACCTGGTAAACAAGTATTGTCAAGGGGCACATAAAATGATGGTGGCTGTGTCAGAAGATGTTCTGGAAGTGTACTCTGACTGGCAGCGCTGGATTTTTGGTGATCTGCCCTTCACTTATGTAATACGGGTCTTTGATGTATTTCTTGTCGAAGGTTACAAGGTCCTGTACAGAATAGCCCTATCTCTTCTCAAGTTCTTCCACAAGCTGAGAGCGGGGCTGCTCATAGAGTCTGGTAATGTGAAAGAGGATATCCAGGCCTTTGTCAGAGACATTGCCAAGTCAGTCTCACCCCAGAAGCTCCTGGACAAAGCCTTTGCCATCAGACTGTTTTCGCGCAAAGAGATTCAACTTCTTCAAATGGCCAATGAGAAGGCTTTAAAGCAGAAAGGCATTACAGTCCAACAGAAGAGGTAAATTCACCTAAAAGTAGCTCACCAGCAACTGACAAAAACAATTGAGGAACATTGGGAATGTACATAATCTTGTGCTCAAGTGGCTAGGGTGCAGCAGGTTGTATTTTGTAACATTGTTTAGATGTCAAGAAAACATGTTGCAGTATGTATTGCACAAACGTGATCATGAAATTGGAGTTTCATAACGCATATTACATCTGAAGGACAGTGACACAACTGTCAGTGTATCAAAATACTGATTAGAAGGACGTTCTTATTTTCTTTGATTATAATGTTTAAGCACTGGAACCATAAGGAAAATATTGTCGCACAATTTTAGCAGGTGagcagtatttttttctattttattctgGCGGCATAGGTCTATGACTGTATTTTGGCTGTACTATGCTCTGTAATGtagtacatgtccaacttattCAGCGATATATATGCTGTTACcagtattttttcctttttgtgtttctTCTTCCCAACCTCTGTTGTCCCATTGTTGCCAGCAGGCCGTGATGGAAAACGACTTAAAAAGATAAAAATCCTAATAAGATGTAAAGGACCTAAATGGCACTGCAaatatctactcagacaccctagGAATCCGCCATGTATACATATTTTGACAATTCATAATATTTCCTTGGGTACAGGGAAGAATCTTTTACAATATGCGCTTACTTATAAACATAATAATATATACTTTATTTTTTGtgcaagaaaatattttttctacaaacaaaatgtaatacaaaaataattaaaaggcATTTCCCTTAGATAACAGGACCGCCAATTAGAACTCAGTTATGAAATCTGCATGTCAATTTCAAAAGGAAATTTTGAAATAGTTGACATTATCTTCATAATCTAGTAAAGTTGAACGCAGTATGCTGTGTTCCGACGTCTGTGCTTATTCTTTATCATTAACACATGATTACAGGCAACAGGTGTTTCCCAGGAACAAACACTTCCTAAGGGATGTACAGTAACAAAACATAGAGCAAAAGTAAAAGATAGCAATGCCATCATATTAGTCTTAATAAGGCAATGACATAGGCTGACATATTTCAGAAATAACAAATTACAATTATGCAAATAGCACTAGTATACGTTTTCTAGATTCATTTGTATAGAAGGGCAGGTGTATACAAACATTATACCCTCATTATTAATACAAAAAAACTCCTATTTACGAATAGAAAAAATGTGTATCTAGACAGATAGAACAGTGTAGTAcataattttttaaggcttgtataGTTTCACTTTCTTACTCCTAAAATTCCACGTTTGTATGGGCTGTGAGACTCTAGTCCTTTACTCTTAGGTTTAACTCCTTTAGTTTCATACTTAAGCTTGCAGTCACCAACTTTTGCTTCTCAGTTGTAGGTAAAAGATTGCTTTCCGCAAATATGAAATCTGTGCGTTATGCAATGCCCATATTTCCTTGTGCTTCTGAATAGGAGTCATTCTCAAACGCTTCTCATACAGTTACATGTTTGGAAAGCAGTAAGTATCACACTTGATAACCTGAGGTTGGTGGACACATCTTCAAAGTGTTAGCATTCTTAATGTACTGCCGATGGATTCCCAAACCTGGgtaccacaccatacacacaataatTCCAAAGTCAATCAGGTTTGCTTGAAATTATACAAATGTGGTCTTTTCTTCAGTTAATTCCATTTCTGTAATTGACTAGTTTTCTAGTTGCTTGTTTGCATCCTCAAATTCTTGGAGGAGCCCAACTCACGTAAGCCTTTTAGGATGACCTCTATAAAGTGGGACTAGATCCTGTTCAAGTTTTCACAATGTTCTGCTACCGGAATCTTACTGTTCCCAATCCCTTGATGATGAAAACAAATTTTAAAGTACTCAAAGGAGGAAAAATTTATGGAGGATTCTCAACATCTTAATTTGCTATTAACCAGACTGGTGTCCGTGCCAGTAAAGATGAATTTTAACCTGAAGATACATCAGATTGTTGCATGTCATTTGAGCCCCTCTAATACAGTGTTAGATGTCTAAGATAATTTATTGTTCTGAGTACATTGAAAAAGCAAACAATGGGTCTAATTGTGGATATCTCCCTTGGATCACCCTATGAATTATTTAATATACCTACCTCTGATTATAATTGGAAGACCCATTAAATTGCTCAAATTTTGATCTCCTACATGATTTACTTTAAAGTTGCGTAATCTGTTACCATTATGAAATTTACAGGGGTCTTGTGCTTGGTTTGTGGCGCTTCAGATTCAGCAAAAAGATTTGTCTTCGTTACCCTTTTTCATGAAATGGAAACTTATGGTTTATAACGTGGCTCAAGGACATTGAAAGAGCCTCCTTGGGAGACATCTGCTGCTAAGATATTTGCTGTTAAATAAGAAAGAACGTCTTGTAATCTTTCAGCCCAGCCCACAGAAGCCAATATATCCAAATGCAGAGGGAAAAATCTGTCACTGCACTCAGACTCTGATGCTCTTGGCAATAGATTGAAAGCATTTAAAGAGTACCAAATGATAGGTTAACACTACATCTGCTTATGAAAAAAAGCAGAGAAATCTTAGTTTGTTCTGGACAGTTTGGGATCAATCAGTGTGTACGCACTATTTGTAGAGCACAGACCTACATAAAGGGCAGTGGAGCCCTGTGCAGGGTAAAAGACAAGCATACAGTCAAGTGATGGGAgaggtagcttggtactgagcagaaGAGTGCTGTTACTGCGGTGTGACATAGTGTTCTTTAAATAGCTGCctctttaactctttcctaaattgaaacAGTGTTTGGGCAGCCCTCATGAACATGAGGATGTTCCAAATACTGGGTGAATACATTGAAAgtgcctgctgccttgttttattCTTGTTTGCACTTAGTCTCCATTCTGATGGTGGGCCTAGCAGCAGGGGTGCCATGAGCCACTGAGAAAAATTGAGTTGAGATTCACACCATGCTGTTTTCCAATGGAGCATCCTGGTGCTAGGAAATAGCAGCAGAAGGGAGACAAATGCTGTTGCAAAAATAGCTCGTAGTTAGAATAACAGGATTTCAGTTTTAGATGGAGATATGATTTGTAGCAAAGGAATTTCAGTTGTGAACGAAACTCAATGGCTCCATTTCTATTTGAAGTTAAAATATATTTaagtaaaaaaatctaaaaataagcaCTCTAATCCTTAGCTTTTTCAGCTTAGTATTCTGATCCCTTCCACAATTAATCATTTATGCATTTTCATCCCATAAGCAGCAATGTAAAAGATACATGTGCTAAAAATTGAAACTTGACTGTGGAAGTTTCAGCAGGTTCAAGGCTTTCTCGTTAGAACGATCTAAGGCAATGCTTTGACTTGTGCtgaccccacttaatcattactggaatttggGGACCCACACTTAATCATTATTTGAATccggggaccccggcctaagcaGTTTCAATAAAGTGAACTTCAAAATGATATGGAAATGagtattcatcaaacaaatacatgaattattaaatattttatttaattcacaaacaaaaatttTTTAAGAAAATTTTTGTAATGAGAATAtctgagacttctagttgcagattccttacctttagaatttcccccaggcgtcagactggatccggagatttttcttcgagcaatacccttgcaaatcggtaggtggtgttggtcgactccgtgGGTGTAGTTGgtgtagtcgctgtgatgacgttgggagtagtacatagccGCCGCCTTCGCGCTGTGACGTCAGCTCTTTTCTTTTTGTGccatgcgctgatccggagagagctaccctggtctctttttgaccgttTTTTTCGAGTGAGATATTTGGTGCactgaggatgtccccgaagaccggtttcaagccgtgcgaggagtGTCACTGCATGAGGTCGGTGACGGATCCACAtcggggacctggaggtcaaaggtcattggtctccagtggaacagatgtttcacatctgtctgttagaattgtgggcgatacgtctggctctcaaggccttccttccatcccttcacggtcagtcagttCTGGTCTTGACGGTCAGTACTACCTCGATTTGGTGTATCaggaagcagggaggagtagggtcgtaacttctctgcagagaggctctacggctctggtcctgggctcaagaccatcggatttgcatagtagcaaaccatgtGGCTGGGGTTATCAAtgtacgtgcagacagtctcagtcggcatttctcggccgatcacaagTGCCGTccccatccagacctggttcttcacatcttccggatgtggggttttccacaggtagacctgtttgccacttaggagaatgtgcactgcccatcgttctgcatcctccagtatcAGGTGCAAGGAGCACTGGGGGACGtgcttcagatgtcttggtgcggccagttactttacgcgtttcccccccattcccttgattcctcaggttctgaggaagattcgccaagaccgggcccaagccattttaatagctccggattggccaagaagggtgtggtacccagaccttctccaactctcattgTGTCCTCCGCTCCGTCCCCCTCACTGGTCAGACCTCCTTTTCGCAGtctcaggggcaggttctacacccccacctccagggcctgcacctacatgcctggggATTGAACAAGGCAATCTGAGTTATTTCTCTCCCTCCTGAAGTGGTGGAtattattttattggccaggcgac is a genomic window containing:
- the TBC1D24 gene encoding TBC1 domain family member 24 isoform X1 gives rise to the protein MMEDTENGRFVDWEKIEPSSEVQVCKDLQTTDFQELKNLARQGYWAECHSLRAKVYKQLIKDIPCRTVTPDANVYRDIVGKIVGKRAVSMISLPEFVDDRPIPTYFLNTEGMLAVRRIIVCIENQFPDISFCPVLPPLVALLLHYNKDEAACFEQVSRILACNDPRKRLVDQSFVAFESSCMTFGDLVNKYCQGAHKMMVAVSEDVLEVYSDWQRWIFGDLPFTYVIRVFDVFLVEGYKVLYRIALSLLKFFHKLRAGLLIESGNVKEDIQAFVRDIAKSVSPQKLLDKAFAIRLFSRKEIQLLQMANEKALKQKGITVQQKRGAAYKRQNVHLAVHAENFSSEIVSVKEMRDIWSWIPERFALCQPILLFTNLEHGSTLNRFYSLCEEHEPTILLIKTSEKEVCGAFLSTAWEQRKKGANQLFFFGTGECFVFRLQPEVERYEWVVIKNPNVAKAVEPDALSTTSAVSELSREDPLDRLSPFLSTRHFNLPTKTASMFMAGSMDCIIIGGGDGQALYIDSDLHYGRTSQCNTFNNQPLCSENFQISVLEVWGFKDTMST
- the TBC1D24 gene encoding TBC1 domain family member 24 isoform X2, whose product is MMEDTENGRFVDWEKIEPSSEVQVCKDLQTTDFQELKNLARQGYWAECHSLRAKVYKQLIKDIPCRTVTPDANVYRDIVGKIVGKRAVSMISLPEFVDDRPIPTYFLNTEGMLAVRRIIVCIENQFPDISFCPVLPPLVALLLHYNKDEAACFEQVSRILACNDPRKRLVDQSFVAFESSCMTFGDLVNKYCQGAHKMMVAVSEDVLEVYSDWQRWIFGDLPFTYVIRVFDVFLVEGYKVLYRIALSLLKFFHKLRAGLLIESGNVKEDIQAFVRDIAKSVSPQKLLDKAFAIRLFSRKEIQLLQMANEKALKQKGITVQQKRQNVHLAVHAENFSSEIVSVKEMRDIWSWIPERFALCQPILLFTNLEHGSTLNRFYSLCEEHEPTILLIKTSEKEVCGAFLSTAWEQRKKGANQLFFFGTGECFVFRLQPEVERYEWVVIKNPNVAKAVEPDALSTTSAVSELSREDPLDRLSPFLSTRHFNLPTKTASMFMAGSMDCIIIGGGDGQALYIDSDLHYGRTSQCNTFNNQPLCSENFQISVLEVWGFKDTMST